Proteins from a genomic interval of Xiphias gladius isolate SHS-SW01 ecotype Sanya breed wild chromosome 23, ASM1685928v1, whole genome shotgun sequence:
- the emx3 gene encoding empty spiracles homeobox 3 gives MFQHSNNKKCFTIESLVGKEANGHSSGGGSGEEPIRPTALRFPESLHPAAAAAAAAAAAAGVFGSCFQGSSGRTLYSAGPDMVLQEPGTHTQSPGGLPLHPLQISPQSFFSPQHRDALSFYPWVLRSRYLGHRFQGEDSSPENLLLHGPFSRKPKRIRTAFSPSQLLRLERAFEKNHYVVGAERKQLASGLCLTETQVKVWFQNRRTKHKRQKLEEESPEAQQKRKGSQHVSRWRAATQQAGGEDVDVISED, from the exons ATGTTCCAGCACAGCAATAACAAGAAATGCTTCACCATAGAGTCCCTGGTCGGGAAGGAGGCGAACGGCCACAGTAGCGGCGGCGGCTCCGGGGAGGAGCCCATCCGGCCCACGGCGCTCAGGTTCCCGGAGTCCCTGCACccggccgccgccgccgccgccgcggccgccgccgccgccgggGTCTTCGGCTCCTGCTTCCAGGGAAGCAGCGGCAGGACTTTGTACTCGGCCGGGCCGGACATGGTGCTCCAGGAGCCCGGGACGCACACGCAGAGCCCCGGCGGGCTGCCGCTGCACCCGCTGCAGATCTCCCCGCAGAGCTTCTTCAGCCCGCAGCACCGGGACGCGCTCAGCTTCTACCCCTGGGTGCTGCGGAGCCGGTACCTGGGACACCGCTTCCAAG GGGAGGACAGCAGTCCGGAGAACCTGCTGCTTCACGGTCCGTTCTCCAGGAAACCCAAAAGGATCCGGACGGCGTTCTCTCCGTCTCAGCTGCTCCGTCTGGAACGGGCCTTCGAGAAAAATCACTACGTGGTCGGAGCCGAGAGGAAGCAGTTGGCCAGTGGGCTGTGTCTGACCGAGACGCAG GTGAAGGTGTGGTTTCAGAACCGCAGGACGAAGCACAAGCGCcagaagctggaggaggagtCTCCTGAAGCTCAGCAGAAGAGGAAGGGCAGTCAGCACGTCAGCCGCTGGAGGGCGGCCACACAGCAGGCGGGAGGGGAGGACGTGGACGTCATCAGCGAGGACTAG